From a single Methylosinus sp. H3A genomic region:
- a CDS encoding formylmethanofuran dehydrogenase subunit A yields the protein MLTRLYGGHVVDPVNGVDGVGDLYFEDGRIVAPPEGRSPDVEHDVSGHIVMAGAIDIHSHIAGGGVNTARLLLPEAHRAHRPRPANTPLSTAGWSTFETGRLYAQMGYTTVIEPAVSPHHALHAHLELADIPIIDKGFLTVLGNEDFLLSALRDGEGQNAVVDYIGATLEATRAIGVKCVNAGGVDAFKQNIRHFSLEDVVPEYGLSSREIFQKLQQAVNATKIRHPLHLHMNNLGLPGNVETALATIDASQGLPLHLAHVQFYAYGTEGKNGFSSAASKFAEKINANKNVTVDVGQVMFADIVTISSDVMKQFNSLPGGRPKKGVIFDGDSNGLGVVPYSYRVSDFFNAVQWAAGLELFLLCNDPMQVFFTTDHPNGAPFTTYPEVFALLMSADKRAQYCSRLPADVLELTNLPALTREYTFYEIATMTRAAPRKLYGFEDRGQLGAGSVADIAVYKPQPDKAAMFRSAAYVFKDGNLVVRDGKVSHYTKGRTLRVRPEYDRKINSRLEKYYDGLYGLPRSMFEVQDAALPATAGFAEVPCRN from the coding sequence ATGCTGACCCGTCTCTACGGCGGCCATGTCGTCGACCCGGTCAATGGCGTCGACGGCGTCGGCGACCTCTATTTCGAGGATGGCCGCATCGTCGCGCCGCCCGAGGGACGGTCGCCGGACGTCGAGCATGACGTCTCCGGCCATATCGTCATGGCCGGCGCCATAGACATCCATTCCCATATCGCCGGCGGCGGCGTGAACACCGCGCGGCTGCTGCTGCCGGAGGCGCATCGCGCGCATCGGCCGCGGCCCGCCAACACGCCGCTCTCGACGGCCGGCTGGTCCACTTTCGAGACCGGCCGCCTCTATGCGCAAATGGGCTACACCACGGTCATAGAGCCGGCGGTGTCGCCCCATCATGCGCTGCACGCACATCTCGAGCTCGCCGATATTCCGATCATCGACAAGGGTTTCTTGACGGTGCTCGGCAATGAGGACTTCCTGCTCTCGGCCTTGCGCGACGGCGAGGGCCAGAACGCCGTCGTCGATTATATCGGCGCGACGCTGGAGGCGACGCGGGCGATCGGCGTGAAATGCGTGAACGCCGGCGGCGTCGACGCCTTCAAGCAGAATATCCGCCATTTCTCGCTCGAGGATGTGGTGCCGGAATACGGCCTCTCCTCGCGGGAGATTTTCCAAAAGCTGCAGCAGGCGGTGAACGCGACAAAAATCCGCCATCCGCTGCATCTGCATATGAACAATCTCGGCCTTCCGGGGAATGTCGAGACCGCGCTGGCGACGATCGACGCTTCGCAGGGCCTGCCGCTACATCTCGCGCATGTGCAGTTCTACGCCTATGGAACCGAGGGCAAGAACGGCTTCTCCTCCGCGGCGTCGAAATTCGCCGAGAAGATCAACGCCAATAAGAATGTCACCGTCGACGTCGGCCAGGTGATGTTCGCCGATATCGTGACGATCTCCTCCGATGTGATGAAGCAGTTCAACAGCCTGCCCGGCGGGCGGCCGAAGAAGGGCGTCATCTTCGACGGCGACTCCAACGGCCTCGGCGTCGTGCCCTATTCCTACCGCGTCTCGGACTTCTTCAATGCGGTGCAATGGGCGGCGGGCCTGGAACTGTTCCTGCTCTGCAATGATCCGATGCAGGTGTTCTTCACCACCGACCATCCCAATGGCGCGCCCTTCACCACCTATCCGGAAGTGTTCGCGCTGCTGATGAGCGCCGACAAGCGCGCGCAATATTGCTCGCGCCTGCCGGCCGATGTGCTGGAGCTGACCAATCTGCCGGCGCTGACGCGCGAATATACTTTCTATGAGATCGCGACCATGACTCGCGCCGCGCCGCGCAAGCTCTATGGCTTCGAGGATCGCGGCCAATTGGGCGCGGGCTCGGTCGCCGATATTGCGGTCTATAAGCCGCAGCCCGACAAAGCGGCGATGTTTCGTAGCGCCGCCTATGTCTTCAAGGATGGCAATCTCGTCGTGCGCGACGGCAAAGTCTCGCATTACACCAAGGGAAGGACGCTGCGCGTGCGGCCCGAATACGATCGCAAGATCAACAGTCGCCTCGAGAAATATTACGACGGCCTCTATGGCCTGCCGCGCTCCATGTTCGAGGTGCAGGATGCGGCGCTCCCCGCGACGGCGGGCTTCGCGGAGGTTCCATGCCGCAATTGA
- a CDS encoding formylmethanofuran dehydrogenase subunit C, with the protein MKPLLFTLKAEPDQRLDLSPLTPDRLVGRSAKEIESLSIGTTRESVTVGDLFKVKLGDVASVRFDGGSDRFDLLGAKLLPGFAIHVEGDVGAQLGRAAKGGTITVAGDAGPYAASQSAGANIDIYGDAGDFLGAPLAGEIPGMSGGRVIVRGSVGARCGDRLRRGIIIVEGDAGEDLGARAIAGTIIVLGTAEGERIGYLNKRASIVLSEQRELGPTYVDCGAHNLGFAKLFAKSLAAESRGASRLLSGRLQRFAGDTAVFGKGEVLLPA; encoded by the coding sequence GTGAAGCCGCTTCTCTTCACGCTGAAAGCCGAGCCCGACCAGCGGCTCGACCTCTCGCCCCTGACGCCGGACCGGCTCGTCGGCCGCTCGGCGAAGGAGATCGAGTCCCTCTCCATAGGCACGACGCGCGAGAGCGTGACGGTCGGCGACCTGTTCAAGGTCAAGCTCGGCGACGTCGCTTCTGTGCGCTTCGACGGCGGCTCCGACCGCTTCGATCTTCTCGGCGCAAAGCTCCTGCCGGGCTTTGCGATCCATGTCGAGGGCGATGTCGGCGCGCAACTGGGCCGCGCCGCCAAGGGCGGAACCATTACGGTCGCCGGCGACGCCGGCCCCTACGCCGCCTCGCAATCGGCGGGCGCGAATATCGATATTTATGGCGACGCCGGGGATTTCCTGGGCGCGCCGCTGGCGGGCGAGATTCCCGGAATGTCGGGCGGGCGCGTCATCGTGCGCGGCAGCGTCGGCGCGCGGTGCGGAGATCGGCTGCGCCGCGGCATCATCATCGTCGAGGGCGATGCGGGCGAGGATTTGGGCGCTAGAGCCATCGCCGGCACGATCATCGTGCTGGGTACGGCCGAAGGCGAGCGCATCGGCTATCTCAACAAGCGCGCATCCATCGTGCTCTCCGAGCAGCGCGAGCTCGGACCGACTTACGTGGATTGCGGCGCGCATAATCTCGGATTCGCCAAGCTCTTCGCCAAATCGCTGGCGGCAGAGAGCCGCGGCGCCTCGCGCCTGCTCTCCGGCCGGCTGCAGCGCTTCGCCGGCGACACGGCTGTGTTCGGCAAGGGCGAGGTGCTGCTGCCGGCGTGA
- the pqqA gene encoding pyrroloquinoline quinone precursor peptide PqqA, whose protein sequence is MAWTAPVIVEVCVGMEITSYESAEI, encoded by the coding sequence ATGGCCTGGACCGCCCCGGTGATTGTCGAAGTCTGCGTCGGCATGGAAATCACCAGCTACGAATCCGCTGAAATCTGA
- a CDS encoding PepSY domain-containing protein: MNMIVRNLVGSQDASIRSAAYRTIWRWHFYAGLFCLPFVVVLSLSGAVYLFKPQIDAWLDRPYDHMALNGAPQSLDAQVAAAQAALPDARLTALELRADPADAARVTFITGRRGSEDFAIQRVLVRPDTLEVLAVQDDKYRPSQLASAIHGDLLLGTPGHVLLELAGAWAIVMIVSGLYLWWPRDAKGLAGVAYPRLAEGGRIFWRDLHAVTGLWVSFFALFLLVTALPWTLVWGESFRYVRNIGETMLVHPDWTTGPADAREQRKEQFQQAAPAPSEHAEHHAHHAGAMTATRVGFDRIAPIAAGLGLAEPVMISPPGPEGAAWKVQSRTQNRPLRRTIEFDPASFEQLRETGFATSPLIDRIFGIGVAAHEGQLFGWLNQLLGLLTVIAYLLLVVSSVVLWWRRRPRGALGAPPAFSPEPRLAPFMLSLILALGLFLPTLGLSLLAVLAAETVIRRAFPSASRWLGLRPIGAARQP; encoded by the coding sequence ATGAATATGATCGTCCGCAATCTCGTCGGATCGCAGGATGCGTCCATCCGCTCCGCAGCCTATCGCACCATCTGGCGCTGGCATTTCTATGCGGGACTGTTCTGCCTGCCCTTCGTCGTCGTGCTCTCGCTCAGCGGCGCGGTCTATCTCTTCAAGCCGCAGATCGACGCCTGGCTCGACCGGCCCTACGACCATATGGCGCTGAATGGCGCACCGCAATCGCTCGACGCGCAAGTGGCGGCGGCGCAGGCGGCTCTGCCCGACGCGCGGCTGACCGCGCTCGAGCTGCGCGCCGATCCGGCCGACGCCGCCCGTGTGACCTTCATAACCGGGCGCCGCGGCTCCGAGGATTTCGCGATCCAGCGCGTGCTGGTGCGTCCCGACACGCTGGAAGTTCTCGCGGTTCAGGACGACAAATACCGCCCGTCGCAGCTCGCCTCCGCCATTCACGGAGATCTGCTGCTGGGGACGCCCGGCCATGTGCTGCTGGAGCTCGCCGGCGCCTGGGCCATCGTCATGATCGTCAGCGGCCTCTATCTCTGGTGGCCGCGCGACGCGAAAGGCTTGGCCGGCGTCGCCTATCCGCGCCTCGCCGAAGGCGGCCGCATTTTCTGGCGCGACCTCCACGCCGTCACCGGTCTGTGGGTGTCGTTTTTCGCTCTCTTCCTGCTCGTCACGGCGCTGCCCTGGACATTGGTCTGGGGCGAGAGCTTCCGCTATGTGCGCAATATCGGCGAGACGATGCTCGTCCATCCCGATTGGACGACGGGGCCAGCTGACGCGCGGGAGCAGCGCAAGGAGCAGTTCCAGCAAGCCGCGCCCGCGCCGAGCGAACATGCGGAGCACCATGCGCATCACGCCGGCGCCATGACGGCGACGCGCGTCGGTTTCGATCGAATCGCGCCGATCGCGGCCGGGCTCGGCCTCGCCGAGCCGGTGATGATCTCGCCGCCCGGACCGGAGGGCGCCGCTTGGAAGGTCCAATCGCGAACGCAGAACCGCCCGCTGCGCAGGACGATCGAATTCGACCCGGCGAGCTTCGAGCAATTGCGCGAGACGGGCTTCGCCACGTCTCCGCTCATCGACCGCATCTTCGGAATCGGCGTCGCCGCGCATGAGGGGCAGCTGTTCGGCTGGCTCAATCAGCTGCTCGGCCTGCTGACCGTCATCGCCTATCTGCTGCTCGTGGTCTCTTCCGTCGTTTTGTGGTGGCGGCGGCGCCCGCGCGGCGCTCTGGGCGCGCCGCCGGCCTTCTCGCCCGAGCCGCGCCTCGCGCCTTTCATGCTGAGCCTCATCCTCGCCCTCGGCCTCTTCCTGCCGACGCTCGGCCTGTCTCTCCTCGCCGTGCTCGCGGCGGAAACGGTCATCCGCCGCGCTTTTCCGAGCGCGAGCCGCTGGCTCGGATTGCGCCCGATCGGCGCCGCGCGCCAACCCTAG
- a CDS encoding MarR family winged helix-turn-helix transcriptional regulator — MPTPRGEALSGLVWEILLTAGRLTEFGNRLTAPFGLTAARWQVMGVIVHRAATIAEIGRRLSQSRQGVQRLGDELAREGFALYSPNPKHARAKLLGPTPQGEAAYREVMKLQAEWMDALSAKMQVENIAAARALLATLASGLEEGRTQNAAERPERSSSG, encoded by the coding sequence ATGCCTACGCCGCGCGGCGAAGCCCTGAGCGGGCTCGTATGGGAGATATTGCTGACCGCGGGCCGCTTGACGGAGTTCGGCAATAGGCTCACCGCGCCCTTTGGCTTGACCGCCGCCCGTTGGCAGGTCATGGGCGTTATCGTCCACCGAGCGGCGACCATAGCGGAAATCGGCCGCCGCCTGTCGCAGAGCCGGCAGGGCGTCCAGCGCTTGGGCGACGAGCTGGCGCGGGAGGGTTTTGCGCTCTACAGCCCCAATCCGAAGCACGCGCGCGCCAAGCTGCTCGGCCCTACGCCGCAGGGCGAAGCGGCGTATCGAGAGGTGATGAAGCTGCAAGCCGAGTGGATGGACGCTCTATCGGCGAAAATGCAGGTCGAGAACATCGCCGCGGCGCGGGCGCTGCTCGCGACGCTCGCGTCCGGGCTGGAAGAAGGCCGAACGCAAAACGCAGCAGAACGGCCCGAGCGCTCGTCGAGCGGCTGA
- a CDS encoding formylmethanofuran dehydrogenase subunit A — translation MLIRLRGGHVVDPATGVDGVADVYFEDGRIVAPPQGREPDEDYDVSGHIVMAGAIDIHSHIAGGNVNSARLLLPEMHRSIRARLDGTPLATAKWSTFETGRLYAQMGFTTVVEPAVAPHHALQSHLELGDVPIIDKGALTVLGNDDFLLAALRERESETAIADYVAQTVEATGTLGLKCINPGGADAFKQNMRAFGLDEIVPFYGVTSRQIFKSLQKATQAVGIPHPLHLHMNNLGIAGNIDTALATIDAAEGLPMHLAHVQFYAYGLEGKNAFSSAAPALAAKINANKNITVDVGAVMFGDTVTISSDVLRQFNSLSGAIPKKGVIFDGDANGGGVVPYAYRISNYYNAIQWAAGLELFLLIEDPLQVFFTTDHPNGGPFTTYPELFALLMSAELRAQWMERLPAEVLEMTSLPSIKREYTLHEIALMSRAGPARLYGFTDRGRLGEGAVADIAVYKPQKDKAGMFRNAAYVFKDGENVVRDGVVTRYTKGKTLRVRPGYDRAIEKRLDAYYDELYGLSRSIFDVPEAALAGRSVYAEVACRN, via the coding sequence GTGCTGATCCGTCTGCGCGGCGGTCATGTCGTCGATCCCGCGACTGGCGTCGACGGCGTCGCCGACGTCTATTTCGAGGATGGGCGGATCGTCGCTCCGCCGCAGGGTCGCGAGCCGGACGAGGACTATGACGTCTCCGGCCATATCGTCATGGCCGGCGCGATCGACATCCATTCCCATATCGCCGGCGGCAATGTGAATTCGGCGCGGCTGCTGCTGCCCGAGATGCACCGCTCGATCCGCGCGCGCCTCGACGGAACGCCGCTCGCGACCGCCAAATGGTCGACCTTCGAGACCGGCCGCCTCTATGCGCAAATGGGCTTCACCACTGTGGTCGAGCCCGCCGTCGCGCCGCACCACGCGCTGCAGTCGCATTTGGAGCTCGGCGACGTTCCGATCATCGACAAGGGCGCGCTGACGGTGCTCGGCAATGACGACTTCCTGCTCGCCGCGCTGCGCGAGCGGGAGAGCGAGACCGCCATCGCCGATTATGTCGCGCAGACCGTCGAGGCGACGGGCACGCTCGGCCTCAAATGCATCAATCCCGGCGGAGCGGACGCCTTCAAGCAGAATATGCGCGCCTTCGGCCTCGACGAGATCGTGCCCTTCTATGGCGTGACCTCGCGGCAGATCTTCAAATCGCTGCAAAAGGCGACGCAGGCTGTCGGCATTCCGCATCCGCTGCATCTGCACATGAACAATCTCGGCATCGCCGGCAATATCGACACGGCGCTCGCGACGATCGACGCCGCCGAGGGCCTGCCGATGCATCTCGCCCATGTGCAATTCTACGCCTATGGCCTCGAGGGCAAGAACGCCTTCTCCTCCGCGGCCCCCGCGCTCGCGGCCAAGATCAACGCCAATAAGAATATCACCGTCGATGTCGGCGCCGTGATGTTCGGCGACACGGTGACCATTTCGTCCGACGTGCTGCGCCAGTTCAACAGCCTGTCGGGCGCGATCCCGAAGAAGGGCGTGATCTTCGACGGCGACGCCAATGGCGGCGGCGTCGTGCCCTACGCCTATCGTATCTCCAATTACTACAACGCCATACAATGGGCGGCGGGCCTCGAGCTGTTCCTGCTGATCGAGGATCCGCTGCAGGTCTTCTTCACCACCGACCATCCCAATGGCGGGCCCTTCACCACCTATCCGGAGCTGTTCGCGCTGCTGATGAGCGCTGAGCTGCGTGCGCAATGGATGGAGCGCCTGCCGGCCGAGGTGCTGGAGATGACGTCTCTCCCGTCGATCAAGCGCGAATATACGCTCCATGAGATCGCGCTCATGAGCCGGGCCGGGCCGGCGCGGCTCTATGGCTTTACCGATCGCGGCCGTCTCGGCGAAGGCGCCGTCGCCGATATCGCCGTCTATAAGCCGCAGAAAGACAAGGCCGGCATGTTCCGCAACGCCGCCTATGTGTTCAAGGACGGTGAAAACGTCGTGCGCGACGGCGTCGTGACGCGCTACACCAAGGGCAAGACGCTGCGCGTGCGCCCCGGCTACGACCGCGCGATCGAGAAGCGTCTCGACGCCTATTACGACGAGCTCTATGGCCTCTCGCGCTCGATCTTCGACGTGCCCGAGGCGGCGCTCGCCGGCCGAAGCGTCTATGCGGAGGTCGCATGCCGCAATTGA
- the fhcD gene encoding formylmethanofuran--tetrahydromethanopterin N-formyltransferase has product MPQLIRKGIRIDESFAEAFPMTGSGVVVTAPTRKWALQAATTMTGYATSVIGCDCEAGIDRELSPRETPDGRPGVRVLLFGFSPKSVEKALVNRIGQCVLTCPGSALFSAFDGEAKIKVGDSMRQFGDKWQISKAIDGRRYWRVPVMDGEFLVESAVGLTKKSVGGGNLLIMGEDWASTMRATEAAVEAVHETPDAIAPFPGGVVRSGSKVGSKYKGMGASTNDAYCPTLRGATNSALDADIGCVLEIVIDGLTSEAVSAAMRAGLKAIIALGPKQGAKRVGAGNYGGKLGPFHYHLKDLV; this is encoded by the coding sequence ATGCCGCAATTGATCCGCAAGGGAATCCGCATCGACGAGAGTTTCGCCGAGGCTTTTCCGATGACCGGCTCCGGCGTCGTCGTCACGGCGCCGACCCGCAAATGGGCCCTGCAGGCCGCCACCACCATGACCGGCTACGCCACTTCGGTCATCGGCTGCGACTGCGAGGCCGGCATAGACCGCGAATTGTCGCCGCGCGAGACGCCGGACGGGCGTCCGGGCGTGCGCGTTCTGCTCTTCGGCTTTTCGCCCAAGAGCGTCGAGAAGGCGCTGGTCAATCGCATCGGCCAATGCGTGCTGACCTGTCCCGGCAGCGCGCTCTTCTCCGCCTTCGATGGCGAGGCGAAGATCAAGGTCGGCGACTCCATGCGCCAGTTCGGCGACAAATGGCAGATCTCCAAGGCGATCGACGGCCGCCGCTATTGGCGCGTGCCGGTGATGGACGGCGAATTCCTGGTGGAATCGGCGGTCGGCCTCACCAAGAAATCGGTCGGCGGCGGCAATCTGCTGATCATGGGCGAGGATTGGGCGAGCACGATGCGCGCGACCGAGGCCGCCGTGGAGGCCGTCCATGAGACGCCCGACGCCATAGCGCCCTTTCCGGGCGGCGTGGTGCGCTCCGGCTCCAAGGTCGGCTCGAAATATAAGGGCATGGGCGCCTCGACCAACGACGCCTATTGCCCCACACTGCGCGGCGCGACCAATAGCGCGCTCGACGCCGACATCGGCTGCGTGCTGGAGATCGTCATCGACGGTCTGACCAGCGAGGCGGTCTCCGCGGCGATGCGCGCCGGCTTGAAGGCGATCATCGCGCTCGGCCCCAAACAGGGCGCCAAGCGCGTCGGCGCCGGCAATTACGGCGGGAAACTCGGCCCCTTCCACTATCATTTGAAGGATCTCGTGTAA
- a CDS encoding ester cyclase encodes MTPAELVEGLYEDCLNKRQLDRLDDYLAPGFVGANGENGPEGFRRTIERMVTAFPDLQFEIEDLFAAEDKVCLRWRFRAAQLGPLASVAPTGKMVVQEGIAIYHASDGKLTRAWLQVDRLGVLQQIGAVTL; translated from the coding sequence ATGACTCCGGCGGAGCTCGTCGAGGGCCTCTATGAGGATTGTCTCAACAAACGTCAGCTGGACCGGCTGGACGATTATCTGGCGCCGGGATTCGTCGGCGCGAATGGCGAAAACGGCCCCGAAGGCTTCAGGCGGACGATCGAACGCATGGTCACTGCGTTTCCCGACCTCCAATTCGAGATCGAGGATTTGTTCGCGGCGGAAGACAAAGTGTGCCTGCGCTGGCGATTCCGGGCGGCGCAGCTCGGACCGTTGGCCAGCGTCGCTCCGACAGGCAAGATGGTCGTTCAAGAGGGGATCGCCATCTATCACGCCTCCGACGGCAAGCTCACCCGAGCATGGCTGCAAGTCGATCGATTGGGTGTCTTGCAGCAGATCGGAGCGGTGACGCTTTGA
- a CDS encoding formylmethanofuran dehydrogenase gives MSNATLDGKSISSDDAYAQAAKILQAANFPLVAGLGADVAGAQAAILLAERLRGAFDHLASRDSLTDLEVVRSAGIFVTTPNEARVRADLVLLVGPGLTGYWPAIFDRLALDKDTVHGGKTKRRVLWIGPKRGEAKIEGVEVETIPATEAELPGVLAALRARVGGRPVALSAAATKKLDAHAEALKAARFGVAVWAAAGLDSLIVEMLQGMITELNATTRFTGVPIGGRSGATGVLQASAWMTGFPPRTGFGRGYPEHDTWRFEASRLVDSGEADAALWISAYDGEAPPWERDDIPLVTLGPVGAKVKRGLFIAVGKPGENYDAVEFAQETSSLVLRRASAPAELPTVAEAIAAISARFSEDLPC, from the coding sequence ATGAGCAACGCGACGCTCGACGGCAAATCCATTTCTTCTGACGACGCCTACGCACAAGCGGCGAAAATCCTTCAAGCCGCGAATTTCCCCCTCGTGGCCGGGCTCGGCGCCGATGTGGCGGGAGCCCAGGCGGCGATCCTGCTGGCCGAGCGGCTGCGGGGCGCCTTCGATCATCTCGCCTCGCGCGATTCGCTGACCGACCTCGAGGTCGTCCGCTCGGCGGGGATTTTCGTGACGACGCCCAATGAGGCCCGCGTGCGCGCCGACCTCGTGCTGCTGGTCGGACCGGGACTGACGGGCTATTGGCCGGCGATCTTCGATCGCCTCGCGCTCGACAAGGACACCGTCCACGGCGGCAAGACCAAGCGCCGCGTGCTGTGGATCGGCCCCAAGCGGGGCGAGGCCAAGATAGAGGGCGTCGAGGTCGAGACCATTCCGGCGACCGAGGCGGAGCTTCCCGGCGTGCTGGCGGCGCTGCGGGCGCGCGTCGGCGGGCGGCCGGTGGCGCTTTCCGCCGCCGCGACCAAGAAGCTCGACGCTCATGCCGAGGCGCTGAAGGCGGCGCGATTCGGCGTCGCCGTCTGGGCGGCGGCCGGGCTCGATTCGCTCATCGTCGAAATGCTGCAGGGCATGATCACCGAGCTCAACGCCACGACGCGCTTCACCGGCGTGCCGATCGGCGGGCGCTCCGGCGCGACCGGCGTGCTGCAGGCTTCCGCCTGGATGACCGGCTTTCCGCCGCGCACCGGCTTCGGCCGCGGCTATCCCGAGCACGACACTTGGCGCTTCGAGGCGAGTCGCCTCGTCGACAGTGGCGAGGCCGACGCCGCTTTGTGGATTTCCGCCTATGACGGCGAGGCACCGCCCTGGGAGCGCGACGATATTCCGCTCGTCACTCTCGGCCCGGTCGGAGCCAAGGTGAAGCGCGGCCTGTTCATCGCCGTCGGCAAGCCGGGCGAGAATTACGACGCCGTGGAGTTCGCGCAGGAGACCAGCTCTTTGGTGCTGCGGCGGGCGAGCGCGCCGGCCGAGCTGCCGACCGTCGCAGAGGCGATCGCCGCCATCAGCGCCAGATTTTCGGAGGATTTGCCGTGCTGA
- a CDS encoding cytochrome-c peroxidase — protein sequence MTSTIKISALVGFAAAGLCLAATAVAASADAALLSDAKRIFAPLPAAPSAKTDQAELGRRLFFENRVSADGNVSCSHCHLPEKQGADGLPKSFGVLGKINPRNAPTIFNAALQFKAHWRGDRETIEEQAEKSPTGAVSFGNPDFATVIAKLKSIPGYTEAFAKAFPGEADPVTQKNWGKALGVFERTLPQPTRFDAFLKGDAKALTLAEQAGLRKFIDVGCAGCHDGVGLGGTSFAKFGVVTDYWKETGVAEPDKGRADVTKNDADLYVFKVPSLRNVAKSGPYFHDGSVADLPQAVRVMGKTQLGVDLADKDVEAITAFLGALTQPVPANYSAPTPFPDAAAKK from the coding sequence ATGACTTCCACCATAAAAATTTCCGCGCTGGTCGGATTTGCGGCCGCGGGATTGTGCCTCGCCGCGACCGCTGTCGCGGCCAGCGCCGACGCTGCGCTCCTTTCCGACGCCAAGCGCATTTTCGCGCCTCTGCCGGCCGCGCCGAGCGCCAAAACGGATCAGGCCGAGCTCGGCCGGCGGCTGTTCTTCGAAAATCGCGTTTCCGCAGACGGCAATGTGAGCTGCTCGCATTGCCATCTGCCCGAGAAGCAGGGCGCCGACGGGCTGCCGAAATCCTTCGGCGTGCTCGGCAAGATCAATCCGCGCAATGCGCCGACGATCTTCAACGCCGCGCTGCAATTCAAGGCGCATTGGCGCGGCGATCGCGAGACCATCGAGGAGCAGGCCGAGAAATCGCCGACCGGCGCTGTGAGCTTCGGCAATCCGGATTTCGCGACGGTGATCGCCAAGCTGAAATCCATCCCCGGCTATACGGAAGCCTTCGCCAAGGCCTTCCCCGGCGAGGCCGATCCGGTGACGCAGAAGAACTGGGGCAAGGCGCTCGGCGTCTTCGAGCGCACGCTGCCGCAGCCGACGCGCTTCGACGCCTTTCTGAAGGGCGACGCCAAGGCGCTGACGCTGGCCGAGCAGGCGGGCCTGCGCAAATTCATCGATGTCGGCTGCGCCGGCTGTCACGACGGCGTCGGCCTGGGCGGAACGTCATTCGCCAAATTCGGCGTCGTCACCGATTATTGGAAGGAGACCGGCGTCGCCGAGCCCGACAAGGGCCGCGCCGATGTGACGAAGAACGACGCGGACCTCTATGTGTTCAAGGTTCCGAGCCTGCGCAATGTCGCCAAGAGCGGACCCTATTTCCACGACGGCTCGGTCGCCGATCTGCCGCAGGCCGTGCGCGTGATGGGCAAGACGCAATTGGGCGTCGATCTCGCCGACAAGGATGTGGAGGCGATCACGGCCTTCCTGGGCGCGCTGACGCAGCCCGTGCCGGCCAATTATTCCGCGCCGACGCCTTTCCCCGACGCAGCGGCGAAAAAATAA
- a CDS encoding TIGR02300 family protein gives MAKPELGAKRQCQSCGVKFFDLNKDPVVCPKCGAIFHVVTTRIAARHADPDEPAEGEKDAEIVSLDEVEASESKAEAIDVDEDVEIEDAAEEDDTFLENEEEEDDDVAGLIDGDIDTDEEG, from the coding sequence GTGGCCAAACCCGAACTCGGCGCCAAGCGCCAATGTCAGTCTTGTGGCGTCAAATTCTTCGATCTGAACAAGGATCCGGTCGTCTGCCCGAAGTGCGGAGCGATTTTCCATGTCGTGACGACGCGAATCGCCGCGCGCCACGCCGATCCGGACGAGCCGGCCGAAGGCGAGAAGGACGCCGAAATCGTCTCCCTGGACGAGGTCGAAGCCAGCGAGTCCAAGGCCGAAGCGATCGATGTGGACGAGGATGTCGAAATCGAAGACGCGGCCGAGGAGGACGACACCTTCCTCGAGAATGAGGAGGAGGAAGACGACGACGTCGCCGGCCTCATCGACGGCGACATCGACACCGACGAAGAAGGCTGA